The Desulfovibrio sp. JC010 genomic interval AGATTCACACTCAGATTCACTCAAATATTTGGCTTCAAAAGCACCCCGAATTACCGAACGAGGGCTGTTGTAATCGAAGCCTTCAAAAAACAGTAAATCTTTAAGGGTTTTCCATGCCAGCTCGAAAGTAAATTCAAAGGTCTTGATCAGTCCGGAACGCTCAAGGTTACTGAAACTCTCTTGCGCGCAGCCCAGCTCAAGCTCATTTAAAGCCCTGCTGAAATTTTCAAAACGCTGCTGCCAGCGCACTTCCTGCCTGTTCATCGCAACTCATCCTCCGTATTAACAGTTATAACATAGCTATGCTTTGCGATTCATTCAAGATGTTTGAAGACTAATGAGACAAACGATAAACAATGTTATCAAGGGGGCCATAATCTTTATAAAGTATGCTTGAGGTAGGAATATTAATTTCACGACCTTTTACATTCAACAATATACCGTGCTTACTTTCAAAAAGAAGATCACCACATAAAACTTTATTATTTGTGAGATGAACTACTACCGTAGATTTTGTTTTTTTAGGAGGAACTTTCCCTCTTACCCATACTACTTTCGAACTTTTATCACCGCTGTCTCGTAATAAAGGCAAACATAATAGATTAAAAAATAAATATAAAAAACAAAAAGCAACAGCTAATCTAATCAAAAAACGAGGACTTAAATAATAAAAATAACCACAAACAAAAGCGATAAAAATAAAACCAATGATAAATGACAACAAGTTAAAAACAAAAGATAAAAAATAAATAAGTAAAAAAACAAGTACGCAGATAACAAATATTTTTGTTTTTAACCTAAACACAACAATTTTCTTAATTGTTAACAGCATCCTTCCAAATAGATTAAAAAAATCATCAAAGACAACAAATAGAGATGACATCACAAAAGTAAAAACAGTAAGAATCGACTTGGCAGGCAACAAACTATAATCAGCAGCATCTCTATCATACACTGAAAAAAAACCTTTATACCCCAAACCATCAATGACTGCACGTAATACAAGTTTATCAACAATTAAATATGTAAATGTTGTAAGAGCTACAAATACTAAAACATCATTTGCAGTAATCATCTGAGCATTATATGGACGTAACTTTCTTCTAAAATCAAAATCCTTACAGGGAAGACTATTATCTTTAAATATTTCTATTATTTTTGAATATATATTCATTGAGAATCCTATGGTCATTTTTTATATACAATCCAAAAAAAAGACCCAATCTTTCGATTGGGCCTTTCTGATGAAGCATGGTGGTTGCGGGGGCAGGATTTGAACCTACGACCTTCGGGTTATGAGCCCGACGAGCTACCAAGCTGCTCCACCCCGCGTCACTGTGAGAGCATGTCTACATGTCCAGCCCTACCCTGTCAACAACAAATAAAATTATTTTTAAATTATTTTAACTATTATTCTTTTTTGCTTTATTTCCGACGCTTAAAATACTGAATGAGCGTTCGGCGCAATCCTTCCAGCAGTTCCGTATCCACATTCCACGAATGCCAATATAACGAAACAGGAACCCTCCCCTGCGGCACAACCTCCACCAATTGTCCGGATTTCAATTTGTCTTCCACCTGAAATTCGGGAACCATACCGTAAGCAAGCTCCCGGCAGATAATATCCACGAATGACTCTGTTGACGGAACATAAAATATAGGATGCGTCACTGTTTCACCCGGAAAAACCTTTGCCAGCATCTGAGACTGGGTTTCATCCTTACGGTTAAAAACAGCTGCCGGGGCTTTCTCCACTGTCTCATGATTAAATCCATCTTTGAACCATCGTTCGCAAAAGTCCGGGGTAGCCAGACACAGGTAGTCAAATGTGGCCAGATAGTCACTGCGGCAACCTTTAACCGATCTCGCCCCGGTGCCGACACACCCGACCACCTCCCCGCGGCGGAGCATTTCATGGGTCCGGTTTTCATCATCCACATAAAGATCGAGCAGGACATTGTGCTCTTTCAAAAAATCTTCCAAAGCATCCAGAAACCACGAGGCCAGACTGTCCGCATTCACCCCCACGGGCAGGGTCACAAATTCACCGCTTGGATTAAACCCCATGGAATCGCCGAGTTCGTGCTCCATAAGCCGGATTGTGCGCAGGTGTTTGATCAGCTTGCGCCCGTCTTCGGTGGGTTCCGGGGGCGTGGAACGCACCACCAGCACCCGGCCAAGCTGCTCCTCAAAATTTCGTATACGCTGGGATACTGCGGACTGGGAAATATTCAATTTCAAGGCGGCCTTATCAAAGCCGCCCTCTTCAATAACCGCTGCCAGTGCTTCCAGAAAAATATTATCAAGCATGACCTTACCATAAGTCAAACTTATCAGAAATGAAAATGTTTAATTTTACTAATTTCAATCAGCACCATATATTCCTGAAAAACAACACGGAGAAAACAATGTCAGCACTTATTCCATATATGCAGGGATTCGGGACCGGAGCGGGATTGATTATTGCCATCGGGGCGCAGAATGCTTTTGTGCTCACCCAGAGCATTAGAAAGAACCATCACCTGACCGTCTGTCTGGTCTGTTCTATCTGTGATGCCTTATTGATCACCCTGGGTGTGTTGGGAACCGGAGAATTAATCGCTTCCAATCCCATGCTGCTCAAACCTGCTGCATGGGGCGGGGCCGCCTTCCTTGCGTGGTATGGATTCGGTTCGTTCCGCTCTGCCCTGAAAGGCGGTCAGCTGGAAACCGGAGAAATTGCCAAGTCAGGAATAAAATCCATGATCCTGCTGACACTTTCCATCACCCTGCTCAACCCGCACGTTTATCTGGATACGGTGGTCATGCTCGGTTCCATCAGCGGGCAGTATGACGGTATGGAACGTTATATGTTCGGATTCGGTGCCATGTCCGCATCTTTTGCATGGTTTTATACGCTCGGACTGGGAGGAAGGGCACTGGCTCCTTTATTCAAAAAACCGGGCACATGGCGGGTGCTGGATAGCGCGGTCTGCCTGACCATGTGGGTAATTGCATACCATCTGGCAGAAAAGGCCATGAGTGTGTAGCACTTGATTTTGCTTTCCCGGTTGATATTTTTTCCCCTGTGCCGTAAATTTTAAAGAATCGGATAATTCATTCCGAATTTTTAAATCCTGCCAGCAGGGGAGAAAAGTATGTCAAATCCCGGTAAAAAGCGGCTCTCGGTGTTTACCCTTTCCATGATGACCGTGGCCGCTGTCTGCAGCCTGCGCGGGCTGCCCATGATGGCCCGGGAAGGTCTTTCCATGATCTTCTACATTCTTTTCTCTACCCTGATATTCCTCATCCCGGCCTCACTGGTTGCAGCGGAGCTGGGCGGTGCATTCTCTAAAGAATCCGGGGGCGTGTATACATGGGTCAAAGCGGCCTTCGGCTCACGATGGGGATTTACGGCAATCTGGCTGCAGTGGATTCAGAATGTTGTCTGGTATCCCACGGTTCTGGGTTTCGGGGCCGGAGCACTGGCCTACCTGTTCATGGACCCCGGCATGGCCGACAGCGGAGTTTATACCGGCTCAGTCATCCTGATCGCTTATTGGGGGGCCACCTTCATCACCCTTGCAGGGACTGATCTGGTCAGCAAGGTCACCAAATACGGGGTACTGCTGGGAACCGTGCTTCCGGGATTGCTGGTCATTATCCTCGGTCTACTCTGGGTGAATATGGGCAACCCGCTGGAATTCATGCAGGTCTCTCCTGCTCTTGAAGCAGCGGAAAAAGCCGCCGGAGAACTGCCCCACGCAAGGCTTTTCCCCAGCATAACCGGGCTGGGCAGCGTTGCCTTTCTGGCCGGGATCATACTTCTTTTTGCCGGGGTGGAAGTCCACGCCGTCCACGCCAACGAACTTGAAGACCCCGGCAAGCAATTCCCGGAATCCATGTTTCTGGCGGCGGCCATAATCTTCCTGCTCTTCACCCTTGGATCACTTTCCGTGGCAGCGGTAATTCCGGCCAGTGAAATCAGCCTGACCGCCGGACTCATGCAGGCTTTTGAAATGCTGCTTGCCAAATTCAACCTTGATTTCATAACCCCGCTGATCGGGCTTCTGGTGGCCTTCGGATCAATCGGCGGGGTCATGTCATGGATCAGCGGTCCCAGCCGGGGACTGCTGCATACTGCGGATCAGGGCGAACTCCCGCCAATCATGGCAAAGACCAACAAGAACGGCATGCCCATCAACATACTCATGATTCAGGCTGTGATCGTCAGCCTGCTCGCCGGGCTTTATTTCATCATGGATAACGTCAGCGTGGCTTTTTTTATGATTTCGGCCATGACCGTCACCCTCTATCTGGTCATGTACATCCTGATGTACGCCGCAGCAATAAAACTGCGCTACACCCGGCCGGACCTGCCGAGAACTTACAAGGTTCCGGGCGGACTATTCGGGCTTTGCGCTGTGGCCGGCATAGGTCTTCTGGGTGTAAGCTTCGCCCTGATTGTCGGCTTCTTCCCGCCCACCAACCTGAAAGTCGGCAACCCGGCTCTCTACGTAGGTCTGGTGGCCGCAGGAATGGTTATTTTTGTCGGATTGCCGCAACTCATCAACTCCATGAAAAAGCCGGACTGGAAGCGGGATGATTAGATAAACTGCCGCCCCACTGCCACCACCAGCATCCCGGCGAGCATGGCCAGAAAAACATTTTTGGTCTTGAAAGTAATTGCCACGGTGACGATACCGCCAGCGAATCCGATCAACCCTTCATTAAAAAATCCGGGCGCGGCAAGAGATATAAGAATAGTTCCGGGCAGGGCCTTCAAGGCCCGCCCGAACCGCCCGCCCGTGGGCAGATAACCAGCCAGCAGCAGACCGCCCACGCGCATGGAATAAGTAGCCAGAGCGGCAAGGGCAATGACGATAATTGCGTTTTCAGGACTGTAAATATTCATTATGCTGCGCCCTCCTCTTCTGCTTCCGAATCAGCCTGTGGAACAAACGCCGCACACACTGCCCCAAGAATTCCGCCCACTAAAATATACCATTTTCCGGGAATAAAATGTTCAGTCAGTACCGATGTGCCGATGGCGACCAGCCATGGCAACGCATCCTGTTTGCCCTGCCAGAGGGAAACAGCCAGCGCGGTGAAGACGGCAGTAAAAGCGAAGTCCAACGCCAGCAATTTGGGATCTGGGATCAACCCGCCGAAATACATGCCGCCCATGGTTCCTGCACTCCAGAAAATTACCAGCAGCAAGCCGCCACCAAGGAGGTGGTAAACATCACCCTCGCCCTTGCGGGCCGCAACCATGGTCATGGCCCAGTTCTCGTCAGCCACAAAATGCATGAGTCCCAGCCTGCGCAACAACCCTTCCCCGGCAAATAAATCCTTGAGCGATGCCCCGATGAGCACGTAACGCAGATTAACGATGACTACCGCCAGCACCATCTCCAACACAGGAAGAGGCGCATTCCACATATCCACCAGCACGAACTGTGCTGAGCCCGCAAACATGAATACGTTCAGGGCCATCATATCAGCCCATGAAATGGACTTCTGGGCCGCCAGCACACCGAGAACCCCGGCGTAAGCAACCACACTGGGCAAAAGCGGAACATTAGCCCGCACGCCGCGCATAAAACCGCTCATCGAAAACGCTCCATTTTCAACAGTTAAAAAAATACCCCGCTCCGAAGAACGGGGTATATAAAAACAGTACATTAAAACTGATTACTAGAGCAAGTTACGAACTTCATCTCCAGACCTTGCTGCCAGTGCTTTTTCAGCCAGCGCAACACAATCATCCATGGAGACCGCGCGGATGGCTTCCTTCACTTCGGGAATAGACGGCCCGCTCATGCTCAGCTCATCGAGTCCAAGGCCGAGCAGCAGCGCGGATGCTTTGGCGTTCCCGGCCAGTTCACCGCACATGCCTACTTCAATTTCGTTGGCAGCGGCGGCATCGCAGGTCATCTTGACCATACGCAACACTGCGGGATTGAGGCTGTCGCAAATCTTGGCAACCGACTTGTTACCGCGGTCCGCAGCCATGACATACTGGGTCAGGTCGTTGGTGCCGATGCTGAAGAAATCGCAGATAGCACCGAGCTTTTCAGCCTCGGCAACTGCGGAGGGAACTTCGATCATGATTCCGGTCTTGATTTTATCGGCAATTTTAACGCCCTCGGAAACCAGCCCAGTGCGGACTTCGGCCTGAAATGCAAGCACAGCTTCAAGCTCTTCCACCCCGGAAATCATGGGGAACATAATCCAGATATTTTCCTCGCTGGCGGCGCGCAGCAGAGCGCGCAGTTGGATGCGAAAAAGCTCAGGGCGGGCCATGCAGAAACGGACCCCGCGTTCACCGAGAAACGGATTTTCTTCCACGGGAGTTTCGAGGTATTTTACAGGCTTGTCGCCGCCGATGTCGAGGGTGCGAATGATGACCGGATTGCCGTTCATAGCCTTGGCAGCTTCTACGTAGGCTTCAAACTGCTCCTGCTCATCCGGTTCCTGATCACGGTCCTGAAAAAGAAATTCCGTGCGGAAAAGACCCACGCCCTCTGCGCCGTATTCCAGCACACGGGGTGCATCCGCCGGGGTTCCGATGTTGCCCATGACCATGATTTCTGTGCCGTCCACAGTCTTGGCCGGGGCAGCACCCTTTGCCTTGGCTTCTTCTCGTTCAGCCAGCCATTTTTCGCGCTTGGCGGAGATTTCATCCTGCTTGGCCGAATCCGCAACAGTCCAAACCGTGCCTTCAAAACCGTCCAACGCAACTATCTGCCCATCTGAAAGCTGACCGAAGCACTCCCCGGTACCGATTACGGCAGGGATGCCCAGAGAACGGGAAAGAATCGCAGCATGGGAGGTCGCCCCGCCGATCTCAGTAACAATGGCGAGGACCATTTCCGGGTCCATTCCGGCTACATCGGAAGGAGTGAGGTCGTGGGCAACAATGATGGATTCACGCTCAAGGATGATACCCTGCTCTTCAGTTCCGGTCAGCACGCGCAGCACACGCCCGCCGCAATCCATTACGTCTGCGGCGCGGGCCTGCATGTACGGATCATCTAGCTCGCGGTAATCGGAAGCCATCTTGTCCATAACCTGAAACCATGCAAACTCGGCATTGACCTTTTCATCAGCTATGACAGATGCAGCGTTATCACGCATATCCTTATCGCCAAGAATGAGGCCGTGAACTTCAAAAATCGCGGCATTGGCCTTGCATGCGGTCTTTTCAGTTTCGCGCTGCAATGCCTGAATATCGGAAAGAGCCTCGGCAATGGCCTGATCAAGGCGAGCTGCTTCGGCGTCAATATCAGAAATCTCATTCCGCTCAACTTCAGGAATACTGGTCATATGCAGATAAACCGGACCGACAGCATAGCCGGATGAAGCCGGAGCACCATGCACAAAACCATCTCCGCCGACCTTGCATTCTTCCACTTCCATAACAGCTTCGGTCACGTCTTCATCGCGTTCGCCGAAGTTGTCGGCATGCAGAGCTTTCAGGCCGTCAAGAGCCTGCTGCGCGTCAGGTCCGGTGGCAGTAACGGTAATGGTTTCGCCGTTCTTGACCGCCAACAGAGCCACCTGATTGATGCTCTTGCCGGAAGCTGTCTTGTCGTCCTTGCGAATCTGGATGGTGGATTGAAATTTTCCGGCCTCGGCAACAAGATTTGCAGCCGGGCGGGCATGAAGTCCCATCTTATTAATAACCAGCAGGTCGACACTTAACGATTCGCCCTCAACAGCTTCTTCCTGAACAGATCCGGCAGCCTGAACACTCTCCCCGGTGATGGGGGCCAGCTGTTCGATCTTCACATTGAGAGCAGCCCCGGCCTCGGCACTTACTTCCTTAAGCGATGCGCCCACAGAAGCCTGCACCGCCGCAGCCATGGTTCCTTCCACAATGGGAGCGGAGCAAAGAAGCACCTTTTCCTTGACCTCATCGGGCAGGAAATCGAGAGCTGTTTCAGCACTCATGAGCGCGCTGCCAAGGTCCATGATAACCAGCACGCCCTCTTCAGACTGCGCGGCCACGGATTCAATGGCCATCATGACCTTCATGGGATCGGTGCCGATGGGATTGTCGGGATCGTCAATGCCGCCAGCGGCTTCCATGACCACGGAACCGCGGGTCATCTGCTCCGCCAGCTCCAAAACGCCCTGCGCCAATGTCTGGCTATGGGAAACTATTACTAATCCAACCATAAAGATCTCTCCGGGGGCCCTGCCGGGGGCCTTAAACCCTTTTCCAAAAGGGTTTAAGAATCCCAAAACGTTTTAATAGTTTTAGACTGTAAAGCGCACAAATCGGCATGGGAAAAATAAATTCTTATCAGACTACGATATTCTGCCCCCAGCGTCGAAGACCTATTAAAAGGTTTTGAAAGGGATGGGGTCTGGGGAAGGGAAAACTTTTGCAAAAGTTTTCCCTTCCCCAGCCGCCGGAGGCATTAAACTTATGAAAGTACTTCTTTCAGGGTCTCAAGCATGTAGAAAGAGGAAGTAGCACCGGGGTCCTGATGCCCGATGGAACGTTCGCCGAGATAGCTGGCGCGTCCTTTCTTGGCCTGCAGGGGGATGGTGTCGGCAAGGGCTTTTTCACCCACGGGGAGTGCTGCTTCCACGATGGCGAGAACCTCATCGCCGTTTCCGGCCTTTTCCTTGATTACTTCGAGCACAGGTGCCCAGAGGTCGTACATGGTCTTGTCGCCGAGATCGGGCCGTCCGCGCTGCAGAATTCCTTCCACACCCGCTTCGATTACATTGGCGAAATCTTCGGAACTGAGTTCCTCTTTACCGCCCATGAGCATGCCGCCCTTCATCCAGAAAGTTCCGTAGAGAGGGCCGCTGGCACCGCCGACACTGGACATGAGGGTCATGCCCACGGTCTTCAGGATAGTGCCGATGTCTTTATCTTCCACGGTGGGTAATTTCTCGGCGACTTTGCCGAACCCGCGGTTCATGTTGATTCCGTGGTCGGCGTCACCGATAGCGGCATCAAGTTCAGTAAGGTATTCTTTTTTGTCGGCGTAGACTTCGTTCAGTCTGCCGAGCCAGGCAATAAGCTGAGCCTTGTTCATGGACATTCTTTACTCTCCAAAAGGTGAACGCAGGCGTGAAAGGAATCTCCCACGCCTGCGCATTTTAAACTAATAATTATAGAAGCTTAAGCTTAGCGGACAAAACCGGGAGTCTTTGCTTCCGCATCCCAGAACTTAAGCATTTCATCATCAACCTTGAGCAGGGTAATGGAGAAACCCTGCATTTCCAGAGAAGTGATGTAGGGTCCGATCAGATTGCGGACAATGTTGATGCCCTTTGCTTTGCAGACTTCATCAAGCTTTCTGTACACGGCGTAAAGTTCGGAAACCGGGGTTCCGCCCATGCTGTTGACGAATGCTATGACGTTGTCGCCCTTGGCAAAAGGCTCGTCGGTAAGTTCCTTGTCTTCCCACTCGCTGCCGTTCCATTCACGGACGGTGCGGCTGTATGCGGGATCGTCAATGATCTGCTCGGCAGCATACTGGGTCATTTCATCAACAGACTTAAGGGGCATGCGCTCGATGCCGGGTTCGCCGTGGATACCGATACCCATTTCAACTTCATCTTCACCGAGATCAAAGGTGGGCTTACCAGCTGCGGGAACGATGCAGGAAGTCAGTGCTACACCGAAAGAACGGCCGTACTGGTTTACCTTGCGGCAGAGATCGGAGCATTTTTCAAGATCGTAACCTGCTTCAGCAGCGGCACCGACGATCTTTTCAGCCAGAACAGTGGTTCCAACGCCGCGACGACCCGCGGTATAGAGGCTGTCCTTAACTGCTACATCATCATCAATCAAAATATTCTGGACCTTGACGCCTTCACCGGCAACCAGCTCAGCAGCGGCTTCAAAGTTCATTACGTCACCAGTGTAGTTCTTAACCATAAAAAGAACGCCTTCACCGCTGTCTACGGCCTTGGCGCATTCGTACATCTGGTCGGGGGTGGGGGAAGTGAAGACTTCACCGGGGCAGGCACCGTCGAGCATACCTTTGCCGACAAAACCGCCATGCATGGGTTCGTGGCCGGAACCGCCGCCGGAAACGATAGCGACTTTTCCTTTAACAGGAGCATCCTGACGAACTACGTAGTAGGGCTCGTAGTTTACTTTCAGCTCAGGGTGCGCGAGGGCCATACCCTCAAGCTGTTCCTTAACCACATTTTCCACATCATTGATCAATTTTTTCATAGTAAAAATCACCTCTGGTTCTAGGTTCCTTACGTGCACAGAACTTTAAATCAATTGAGATGCAATGTCGATAAATGAACGCCTTTTTTTTCGCTTCTATTAAATTTATTTTTATA includes:
- a CDS encoding HI0074 family nucleotidyltransferase substrate-binding subunit, encoding MNRQEVRWQQRFENFSRALNELELGCAQESFSNLERSGLIKTFEFTFELAWKTLKDLLFFEGFDYNSPRSVIRGAFEAKYLSESECESFLQALTKRNLLVHVYEEKVALEAQQAIINEYLPLLKGLGRTLSARLENSGER
- a CDS encoding LysR family transcriptional regulator ArgP, which codes for MLDNIFLEALAAVIEEGGFDKAALKLNISQSAVSQRIRNFEEQLGRVLVVRSTPPEPTEDGRKLIKHLRTIRLMEHELGDSMGFNPSGEFVTLPVGVNADSLASWFLDALEDFLKEHNVLLDLYVDDENRTHEMLRRGEVVGCVGTGARSVKGCRSDYLATFDYLCLATPDFCERWFKDGFNHETVEKAPAAVFNRKDETQSQMLAKVFPGETVTHPIFYVPSTESFVDIICRELAYGMVPEFQVEDKLKSGQLVEVVPQGRVPVSLYWHSWNVDTELLEGLRRTLIQYFKRRK
- a CDS encoding AzlC family ABC transporter permease is translated as MSGFMRGVRANVPLLPSVVAYAGVLGVLAAQKSISWADMMALNVFMFAGSAQFVLVDMWNAPLPVLEMVLAVVIVNLRYVLIGASLKDLFAGEGLLRRLGLMHFVADENWAMTMVAARKGEGDVYHLLGGGLLLVIFWSAGTMGGMYFGGLIPDPKLLALDFAFTAVFTALAVSLWQGKQDALPWLVAIGTSVLTEHFIPGKWYILVGGILGAVCAAFVPQADSEAEEEGAA
- the dhaL gene encoding dihydroxyacetone kinase subunit DhaL, with amino-acid sequence MSMNKAQLIAWLGRLNEVYADKKEYLTELDAAIGDADHGINMNRGFGKVAEKLPTVEDKDIGTILKTVGMTLMSSVGGASGPLYGTFWMKGGMLMGGKEELSSEDFANVIEAGVEGILQRGRPDLGDKTMYDLWAPVLEVIKEKAGNGDEVLAIVEAALPVGEKALADTIPLQAKKGRASYLGERSIGHQDPGATSSFYMLETLKEVLS
- a CDS encoding AzlD family protein → MNIYSPENAIIVIALAALATYSMRVGGLLLAGYLPTGGRFGRALKALPGTILISLAAPGFFNEGLIGFAGGIVTVAITFKTKNVFLAMLAGMLVVAVGRQFI
- a CDS encoding LysE/ArgO family amino acid transporter produces the protein MSALIPYMQGFGTGAGLIIAIGAQNAFVLTQSIRKNHHLTVCLVCSICDALLITLGVLGTGELIASNPMLLKPAAWGGAAFLAWYGFGSFRSALKGGQLETGEIAKSGIKSMILLTLSITLLNPHVYLDTVVMLGSISGQYDGMERYMFGFGAMSASFAWFYTLGLGGRALAPLFKKPGTWRVLDSAVCLTMWVIAYHLAEKAMSV
- a CDS encoding amino acid permease gives rise to the protein MSNPGKKRLSVFTLSMMTVAAVCSLRGLPMMAREGLSMIFYILFSTLIFLIPASLVAAELGGAFSKESGGVYTWVKAAFGSRWGFTAIWLQWIQNVVWYPTVLGFGAGALAYLFMDPGMADSGVYTGSVILIAYWGATFITLAGTDLVSKVTKYGVLLGTVLPGLLVIILGLLWVNMGNPLEFMQVSPALEAAEKAAGELPHARLFPSITGLGSVAFLAGIILLFAGVEVHAVHANELEDPGKQFPESMFLAAAIIFLLFTLGSLSVAAVIPASEISLTAGLMQAFEMLLAKFNLDFITPLIGLLVAFGSIGGVMSWISGPSRGLLHTADQGELPPIMAKTNKNGMPINILMIQAVIVSLLAGLYFIMDNVSVAFFMISAMTVTLYLVMYILMYAAAIKLRYTRPDLPRTYKVPGGLFGLCAVAGIGLLGVSFALIVGFFPPTNLKVGNPALYVGLVAAGMVIFVGLPQLINSMKKPDWKRDD
- the dhaK gene encoding dihydroxyacetone kinase subunit DhaK; the protein is MKKLINDVENVVKEQLEGMALAHPELKVNYEPYYVVRQDAPVKGKVAIVSGGGSGHEPMHGGFVGKGMLDGACPGEVFTSPTPDQMYECAKAVDSGEGVLFMVKNYTGDVMNFEAAAELVAGEGVKVQNILIDDDVAVKDSLYTAGRRGVGTTVLAEKIVGAAAEAGYDLEKCSDLCRKVNQYGRSFGVALTSCIVPAAGKPTFDLGEDEVEMGIGIHGEPGIERMPLKSVDEMTQYAAEQIIDDPAYSRTVREWNGSEWEDKELTDEPFAKGDNVIAFVNSMGGTPVSELYAVYRKLDEVCKAKGINIVRNLIGPYITSLEMQGFSITLLKVDDEMLKFWDAEAKTPGFVR
- the ptsP gene encoding phosphoenolpyruvate--protein phosphotransferase; translated protein: MVGLVIVSHSQTLAQGVLELAEQMTRGSVVMEAAGGIDDPDNPIGTDPMKVMMAIESVAAQSEEGVLVIMDLGSALMSAETALDFLPDEVKEKVLLCSAPIVEGTMAAAVQASVGASLKEVSAEAGAALNVKIEQLAPITGESVQAAGSVQEEAVEGESLSVDLLVINKMGLHARPAANLVAEAGKFQSTIQIRKDDKTASGKSINQVALLAVKNGETITVTATGPDAQQALDGLKALHADNFGERDEDVTEAVMEVEECKVGGDGFVHGAPASSGYAVGPVYLHMTSIPEVERNEISDIDAEAARLDQAIAEALSDIQALQRETEKTACKANAAIFEVHGLILGDKDMRDNAASVIADEKVNAEFAWFQVMDKMASDYRELDDPYMQARAADVMDCGGRVLRVLTGTEEQGIILERESIIVAHDLTPSDVAGMDPEMVLAIVTEIGGATSHAAILSRSLGIPAVIGTGECFGQLSDGQIVALDGFEGTVWTVADSAKQDEISAKREKWLAEREEAKAKGAAPAKTVDGTEIMVMGNIGTPADAPRVLEYGAEGVGLFRTEFLFQDRDQEPDEQEQFEAYVEAAKAMNGNPVIIRTLDIGGDKPVKYLETPVEENPFLGERGVRFCMARPELFRIQLRALLRAASEENIWIMFPMISGVEELEAVLAFQAEVRTGLVSEGVKIADKIKTGIMIEVPSAVAEAEKLGAICDFFSIGTNDLTQYVMAADRGNKSVAKICDSLNPAVLRMVKMTCDAAAANEIEVGMCGELAGNAKASALLLGLGLDELSMSGPSIPEVKEAIRAVSMDDCVALAEKALAARSGDEVRNLL